CATATTTATTCGTCAGAACACTACCCACTGCTGCCAATACAGCCTTTGAGGTAAAGTTTTCTGAGGCGATCAACTCTATATAATTTTGTTGACGATTTTCTTCTCGGAGAATCGCTCCAACCAAATCTGGATCACAGCTTTTTAAATAATCAATATAATTTCTAGGCATAACATTTTTCAGGATTGTTCTCTGGGATGAAATTTTTCATACTCTGACACAATGCGTTTTTTGTCCACATGGGTATAGATTTGGGTGGTCGAAATACTTTCGTGGCCAAGCATTTCCTGAATATATCTCAAATCTGCACCATTTTCAAGCAAATGAGTAGCGAAGGTATGCCTCAACCAATGGGGACTTGTCTCTGGCGATAGACCAGCCATGGCCGAATAATGTTTTATACATTTCCAAAAAGTTCTAGGAGATAACGCCCTGCCACGCAAACTTAGAAACATACTGCTATCGGTCTTTGGCTTCATAAATTTACTTCTGCCATTGGTCAAATATCTGCGCAGGGCCTCCATGGCCGGCTGACCTATGGGGACAATCCGCTCCTTATTGCCCTTTCCATGGATTCTTAAAAAACAATTTTCGAAGTCAATTTCATGAAGTTTGATGTTACATAGCTCCGAAACCCTCAAACCACTGCTATAGGCCAGCTCTATCATGGCCTTATCCCTCAGACCAACCTCGGTGTTTGGCACCACACTCAATAGATCTACCACAGAATTACAAGATATCACATCGGGTATATTTCTGCATTTTTTTGGAAATGAACACATCAGTGCCATATTATCATCGGTAATCTTATCCATGACAAAAAACTTGAATAAGCTTCTCAGCATCGAAATTTTTCTTGCTATGGTCGATGAAGTACAACCTCTTGCAGTAAAAGACTCTAGCCATTCGAATACGGATTTACTGGTCAAGGCATCCACTTCAATATCGCTTTTTAAAAATTCGACCAATGAGGCCAGATCATTCCCATAGGACTTCACCGTATGATCCGACGCTCCTTTCTCTAATTTTAGAAAAACCATGAATCTATTAATTGCTTCGGAGAGTAACATTTACATTTTTTCAAGGGTTTCCAATCCAAGCAGCTCCAATCCAATTTTCAAAATATCAAGAACTCTGGAACAGATTAGCATTCGCCGCCCAAAAACTTCAGAATCTTCGTTGATTATCCTATTAAGATTATAGAAAGTGGAAAACTCCCCAGCGAGCTCGTATAAATAATTGCATAGAAGATGCGGTCTTAGATCATTGATAGCCTGGCTCAACATGACCGGAAACATAACAATTTTTCTACATAAAAAGTGTTCCTCCTTGGTGGTTAATGGTGTCATAACAGATTCATTTAATACCGTTTTATTTTTAATCTTTCTAAAAAGAGCATATACCCTCGCCAGGGCATATAGTAAATAGGGCGCCGTATTGCCATCAAAGGATAGCATCTTATCCCAAGAAAAGGCATAATCATGAGTTCGATTCTGAGATAAATCAGCATATTTCACAGCTCCTAATCCCACTACTCGGGCCACCTCTCTCTTTTCTTCTTCGGACAAATCAGGATTTTTTTCACTGACAA
This window of the Puniceicoccales bacterium genome carries:
- a CDS encoding tyrosine recombinase; the protein is MLLSEAINRFMVFLKLEKGASDHTVKSYGNDLASLVEFLKSDIEVDALTSKSVFEWLESFTARGCTSSTIARKISMLRSLFKFFVMDKITDDNMALMCSFPKKCRNIPDVISCNSVVDLLSVVPNTEVGLRDKAMIELAYSSGLRVSELCNIKLHEIDFENCFLRIHGKGNKERIVPIGQPAMEALRRYLTNGRSKFMKPKTDSSMFLSLRGRALSPRTFWKCIKHYSAMAGLSPETSPHWLRHTFATHLLENGADLRYIQEMLGHESISTTQIYTHVDKKRIVSEYEKFHPREQS